The Atribacterota bacterium genome contains the following window.
CTTTGAATGCCACTAAATAGCCCTTGACCAAATAGTCCACCGGAACCAATTGCTACTTTTGATTGAATAATATTATACCCTGCACCTAAGGGATCCATTTCTGGATTTAAAAAAAGTATTATTCTATTTCTCTGGTAATCCCTTAAAAAAGACCAGATAATTGGAAATAAGGATAGTAATATCAAAAAAACTATAATAATATATTTCCAACTAATCCCTGTAATAAAAATCATAAATAAGGTAATAGCAAAAAAAACCATTGCCGTGCCTAAGTCTGGTTGCTTATATATTAATAACATTAATAATCCGGTAAATAAAAAGGGTAAAGTAAAATAAAGAAAATCAGAAAGCTTATCTTTTTGCCGACTTAAAAAATCTGATAAAAAAATAATTAAGGCAATCTTGGCGAACTCTGCAGGTTGAAATCTATTACCTGCTAACTGAATCCAACGTCGTGAACCTCCAGTTTCTTTTCCAGAAATAAGTACATAAACAAGTATAATTATGGACAGAAAATAAAGTGGAATAGCAATTTTGGATATATCATGATAATCAATTATAGCTACAAAAAAACAAAAAAATAAACCAACCAATATATATATTAATTGGCTCTTAGTAAATTGGATTGCTCCCTCATTAACAATTTCCTGATGTGTGGTGCTATAAATAACCAATAAACCTAAAATACAAAGATCTATAACTGAAAATATAAGAGTATAATCAATATGTTTAACTAAACGAAGATTCTGATTTAAAAATGATTTATCTGATAAAAAATGCGATGATTTTATCTCTGGCATAAGAATCCTCTTTGAATAATATTAAAATTGCTCAGCTTTAGCTATTTGATTATATTTTAGTTGAAAATATTTTCTTATAATGTTACCAGCAAGAGGAGCAGCGACAGTGCTTCCATCTCCTCCATGTTCTATCAGTACGGTAACACATATTTCGGGATTATCATAAGGAGCAAAACCAATAAACCAGGCATGATTCTCTCCCTGTGGATTCTGAGCAGTGCCTGTTTTCCCGGCAATTTTTATCTCTTCAATATTTGCCAAACGCCCAGTTCCGTTCTCAACAACCTTTTTCATACCCTCTTTGATAATTTGAAAGGTATTTTGAGATATATCAATTTTATTTATTAATTGCGGTTCAAATTCCTTTATAATTTCTCCAGACTGGGAAATAATTTTTTCAACATGATAGAATCTAAAAAATAAGCCTTCATTAGCAATTAAACTGAGCATATTATGAATTTGTAAAGGCGTAACCAGCAAAAATCCCTGACCAATAGACATATTAACAGTATCACCAGGATACCAAGACTGGTTATAAAAATCTCTTTTCCAATCTTCTGAAGGTACCAACCCTTCCAGCTCTCCTGGTAAATCTATACCGGTCTTTTCACCAAGTCCTAATAACTTTGTATAATAATTTAGTTTGTCAATGCCTAACTTTTGTCCGATGGTATAAAAAAATACATTACATGAATTAGCAATTGCTTCAATTATAGCCTGTTTGCCATGCCCGCTTTCTTTCCAGCATTTAAATGATAGATCTCCAACCTGATAATATCCCGGACAATAGATGCTACTACCCAAGTTTACGATCCCTTCTTCTATAGCGGCAATAGCAGTAATGACTTTAAATACTGAACCTGGGGGATAAATACTGTGTAGATTGCGATTACATAAAACATTATCTTTATTTTGAGCAATTTCTTGCCATTGTGCTGTAGTCATTTGCTGAGTAAAAATATTAGGATTATAATCTGGATAGCTAACCATAGCCAGTATTTTACCTGTAAATGGTTCACTAACTATTACCGATCCTTTCTTTTCAAACATTTGTTGTTCAATATATTGCTGTAATTCACAATCAAGAGTCAGGTAAATATCATTTCCGGCAACAGGATTTTTAATCTCAATGGTGGTAATTTCTCGACCCAAAGCATCTACTTCAACATCTTTTTTCCCTTTCTCACCTCTTAAATATGAATCATAATAACGTTCTAATCCTGATTTTCCTACAATATCCCCGCCACTTAGATGACTAAAGGTAGGGGCGTTTAATTCTTCTTCGCTAATTTCATTGACATATCCCAGCACATGTGATGCTAAATTTTGATAAAGATATTTTCTTTCTGGTTGAACAGTCAACAAGGAACCTTTAAATTTATACTTCTGTTCTTCTATAGTAATTATCTTATCCTTTTCCAGGTCTCTTTTTATGGTTAAAGCATGGAAGGGATTTTGCTTACTGCTTCTAATTTTATCAAGAATGCTAGAAGAATCCATGAATATAATTAAACTAAGATTATCTGACATGGTTTGATAATCACTTATCTCGGCAGGTATTACAGAAAAGTTTACTGCCGGCCTATTAGTTACTAACAATTTGCCATTCCGGTCATAAACTTCCCCGCGTGGTGCCTCTTCAACTAATGAACGAATACAATTATTAATTGCTTTTTGTTCAAATTCTTTACCTCTAATTATCTGTAAATACCAGAGATTGATTATAACAATCACAAAACATAAAATTATTAATATAAAAAAATCATTTAACCTTTTTTCGGTTATCTCTTTGCTTAATTTCTTACTTTTCTGGCTAAACATACCTTAACTCCGCCTTTGAAGATAAGTACATATTTTTCTGATGCTTATAAAAATAATGGGTGCTAAGATACTATTAATTATCGCTTGCAACACTATATGTTTCATAAAAATTGCTATAAAATTATAATCATTATGTAATGATTCTAGCAAATAGTAAATAAGAATATTATTCAAAAAAGTAAACAAAAAAGTTACAATGGTTATTATCCAGAGCAAATGCTGATAGAATATCCTTTCTCTTATTATTCCTGATATATATCCAATTATTGTTTTTACTAAGGCATGGGTACCTAATAAATTAACCGAAAAAATATCTTTTGCTAGTCCTCCAGTAAAACCGATTATAATACCTCCTTCGGAGTTGGATAAAAATGATAAACAGATAATCACAATTAACATCAAATCAGGCTTTACTACATCAAAGGTCAGGATATTTGCCATTACTAATTCAATTATTAGGGTAAAAAAAATTATTCCTGCTTTGACCCATATCCTCATTTTTTTGTCCTTTTTAAAATAATAATTAAAGCACTGTTAGCAGTATATTATTCTATAGTGAGATGTTTTTAAATATTTATGCTATTGCAAAATATCGTCTTATCTTATAAGACTATAGATGTTTTAATGGTTTGATTCTATTTTTTTGCATTTTAAATGTGGGAGGAATAAATTTCTCAATCCTTATATTAATTAAGGTTTATTAAAACTTAATGTTCCTAAATTAAGATAATAATTAGCTGTTTTTGATATAACTATTTACCATTATAAATTATTATTAACAACCTTTAATGCATCACTAATAATTTATCTTTCTTCCCGAAATAACAACTCAATTTTACCTAATAAGACCAGCCAGATAAAACAAGGCAACAGAATCGCCCTTTTTAATCTTTTCGGTTCTTTAATTAAGCGAAAAATCCATTCCATACCATGGTTTTGCATCCATAAGGGAGCTCTTGGTATTTTTCCGGAAAGAACATCAA
Protein-coding sequences here:
- the rodA gene encoding rod shape-determining protein RodA; translation: MPEIKSSHFLSDKSFLNQNLRLVKHIDYTLIFSVIDLCILGLLVIYSTTHQEIVNEGAIQFTKSQLIYILVGLFFCFFVAIIDYHDISKIAIPLYFLSIIILVYVLISGKETGGSRRWIQLAGNRFQPAEFAKIALIIFLSDFLSRQKDKLSDFLYFTLPFLFTGLLMLLIYKQPDLGTAMVFFAITLFMIFITGISWKYIIIVFLILLSLFPIIWSFLRDYQRNRIILFLNPEMDPLGAGYNIIQSKVAIGSGGLFGQGLFSGIQSQLKFLPAQHTDFVFSVIGEELGFIGALLLLSLFILVLRKGIRIAQEAPDLLGTFMATGVTSFMFVHILINIGMSMGLMPATGLPLPFISYGGTFMITNFIAIGLLLNIHLRSIFT
- the mrdA gene encoding penicillin-binding protein 2 codes for the protein MFSQKSKKLSKEITEKRLNDFFILIILCFVIVIINLWYLQIIRGKEFEQKAINNCIRSLVEEAPRGEVYDRNGKLLVTNRPAVNFSVIPAEISDYQTMSDNLSLIIFMDSSSILDKIRSSKQNPFHALTIKRDLEKDKIITIEEQKYKFKGSLLTVQPERKYLYQNLASHVLGYVNEISEEELNAPTFSHLSGGDIVGKSGLERYYDSYLRGEKGKKDVEVDALGREITTIEIKNPVAGNDIYLTLDCELQQYIEQQMFEKKGSVIVSEPFTGKILAMVSYPDYNPNIFTQQMTTAQWQEIAQNKDNVLCNRNLHSIYPPGSVFKVITAIAAIEEGIVNLGSSIYCPGYYQVGDLSFKCWKESGHGKQAIIEAIANSCNVFFYTIGQKLGIDKLNYYTKLLGLGEKTGIDLPGELEGLVPSEDWKRDFYNQSWYPGDTVNMSIGQGFLLVTPLQIHNMLSLIANEGLFFRFYHVEKIISQSGEIIKEFEPQLINKIDISQNTFQIIKEGMKKVVENGTGRLANIEEIKIAGKTGTAQNPQGENHAWFIGFAPYDNPEICVTVLIEHGGDGSTVAAPLAGNIIRKYFQLKYNQIAKAEQF
- the mreD gene encoding rod shape-determining protein MreD, producing the protein MRIWVKAGIIFFTLIIELVMANILTFDVVKPDLMLIVIICLSFLSNSEGGIIIGFTGGLAKDIFSVNLLGTHALVKTIIGYISGIIRERIFYQHLLWIITIVTFLFTFLNNILIYYLLESLHNDYNFIAIFMKHIVLQAIINSILAPIIFISIRKICTYLQRRS